CTCAAAGAGGATCACCGCCGCGGCCACGGAGACGTTGAGGCTTTGGACCATCCCCAGCATGGGGATCTTGATGGCCCCGTCCGCCAGGGCCAAGGCCTCCTCGGAGACCCCCCACTTCTCCGCCCCGAAAAGGACGGCGGTGGGCTTCGTGTAGTCCACCTCCCGGAAGTCCCGGGCGTCCTCCCTAAGGGCGGTGGCGTAGACGGTGAAGCCTCTTTCCCTTAGGAAGTGGAAGGCCTCGTGGATGTTGGGGTGGACCCGCAGGTAGACCCACTTGTGGCTACCTCCGCTCGTCTCGTTGAAGGTGGGCACCCCGCCCGTGGGGTTCACGGCGTGGGCCTCGAGGACCCCCACGGCGTCGCAGGTGCGCAGGATGGCCGAGAGGTTGTGGGGCTTGTGCACGTTCTCCAGGAGGACGGTGAGGTCGGGCTGCCGCCGCCTCAAGACCTCCTCTACCCTTTGCCGCCGGGTTTCCGTACGCTCCCTCATGGTCCGGAAAGCTCCCTGAGCCTCTGGATCAAGGGCTTGAGGAGCGCCCGCTTGAGCTTGAGGGCCTGCCGGTTCACCACGAGCCTCGCCGTGGAGTGGGCGAGGACCTCCACCTCAACAAGCCCCGCCGCCCTCAGGGTGGCCCCCGTCTGCACCACGTCCACCACGGCGTCGGCGAGACCGGTGACCGCGGCGAGTTCAATGTTCCCGGAAAGCTCCACCACGTCCGCCGCCCAGCCCCTTTCCTTGAGGAGCCTCGCGGTGAAGTTCGGGTACTTGGTGGCGATGCGGCGGATGGGCCCCGTATCCCCGGGGCGCCTGATGAGGGAGAGCCGGCAGGCCCCAAAGCCCAGGTCCACGGGCTCAAAAAGGTCCCTTCCCGAGTCCAAAAGCACGTCCTTGCCCACCACCCCGATCTCGGCGATCCCCAAGTCCACGTAGACGGGGACGTCCTTGTTGCGAAGCTCCAGAAGGGCCACGCCCCCCTCCTTCCCGTGGAGGAGGGCCCTCTCCCCGGCTACCTCGGGGAGGTCCAGCCCGGCCCGCTTCAGGACCTCGTAGGCCTCCCGGAAGATCCGCCCCTTGGGCAGGGCCACGGTGAGGGCGAAGCGCCTCATTCCACCCTCCAGATCTCCTCCCCCCGGGCGAGGAAGGGGATGCCGCGCCTTCGGGCGTAGGCCACGGGGTCCTCCCCGTGGAAAAGCTCCGTGCGCCTTTCCTGGGCGAAGCGGCGGAGGGCCTTGAGGTCCAGGGCCAAGACCTCCGGGGCCTCCTCCTCCTTGGGGAGCTGCAAGGCCTCAAGAAGCCGCTCCACCCCCAGGGCAAAGCCCGCGGCCTTGGGGAAAAGGGCCCCGTCGTACCGCCCGCCCCCGAGGAGGGGGAGGCCGAACCCCGGGGTGTAGGCCCGGAAGAAGATCCCCGAGTAGTACTCGTACCGCCGGGCCATGCCCAGGTCCAGGAGGACGGGCCTTCCCAGGAGGTCCAGGGTCCTCTCCAGCTGGGCGAGGGCCTCTTGGGCCTTGGGGGGGAGAGGAAGGCCCCGCGCCTCCTTCAAGACCTCCTGCCCGCCGTAGAGGTCGGGGAGGGCGAGGAGGACCTTCCGCGCCTCCTCGGGGACGGGGGTTTGCGCGAGAAGCCCCTTGAGCTCGGGGAGGTTTTTGCGGTGGATGGCCTGCTGCGCCCGCCTTTGCAGGGGCTCGGGAAGCCCCGAGGCCTTGAGCACCTCCCCCACGAGGCTCGGCAAGCCCACCTCCACCTCCCCCTGGACCCCTAAGGCCTCGAGGGCGGCGAAGGCGAGCTCCAGCACCTCGGCGTCCGCCAAGGGCCCCGTG
This region of Thermus thermophilus genomic DNA includes:
- the trmH gene encoding tRNA (guanosine(18)-2'-O)-methyltransferase TrmH; translation: MRERTETRRQRVEEVLRRRQPDLTVLLENVHKPHNLSAILRTCDAVGVLEAHAVNPTGGVPTFNETSGGSHKWVYLRVHPNIHEAFHFLRERGFTVYATALREDARDFREVDYTKPTAVLFGAEKWGVSEEALALADGAIKIPMLGMVQSLNVSVAAAVILFEAQRQRLKAGLYDRPRLDPELYQKVLADWLRK
- the hisG gene encoding ATP phosphoribosyltransferase — translated: MRRFALTVALPKGRIFREAYEVLKRAGLDLPEVAGERALLHGKEGGVALLELRNKDVPVYVDLGIAEIGVVGKDVLLDSGRDLFEPVDLGFGACRLSLIRRPGDTGPIRRIATKYPNFTARLLKERGWAADVVELSGNIELAAVTGLADAVVDVVQTGATLRAAGLVEVEVLAHSTARLVVNRQALKLKRALLKPLIQRLRELSGP
- a CDS encoding ATP phosphoribosyltransferase regulatory subunit, producing MIPEGTRFLLPPEARLKAEVVGKLQHLFRRHGYEPVELPALELYDPDHPLAERAFKLVDKTGEVLALRSEFTTLLAKLLRAHLGEGVHRFQYAGALWLREADAELGRLREYTQVGLELLGATGPLADAEVLELAFAALEALGVQGEVEVGLPSLVGEVLKASGLPEPLQRRAQQAIHRKNLPELKGLLAQTPVPEEARKVLLALPDLYGGQEVLKEARGLPLPPKAQEALAQLERTLDLLGRPVLLDLGMARRYEYYSGIFFRAYTPGFGLPLLGGGRYDGALFPKAAGFALGVERLLEALQLPKEEEAPEVLALDLKALRRFAQERRTELFHGEDPVAYARRRGIPFLARGEEIWRVE